One part of the Glycine soja cultivar W05 chromosome 11, ASM419377v2, whole genome shotgun sequence genome encodes these proteins:
- the LOC114376439 gene encoding squamosa promoter-binding protein 1-like, producing MEIKSGERRQVSIEKVRRDNTVEVEDEEEEDESVVGGEGGLAEDERKKIGGGSGRRGSSGVSPPSCQAEICGADLTVAKRYHRRHKVCELHSKAPSVMVAGLRQRFCQQCSRFHELAEFDEAKRSCRRRLARHNERRRKSNAETCNEGCSGSKGQHPAETHCRNTDDWGRIQMNIAKNSGYKFFHIR from the exons ATGGAGATCAAGAGTGGAGAGAGGAGGCAAGTGTCAATTGAGAAGGTGAGGAGAGACAACACAGTTGAagtagaagatgaagaagaggaGGATGAAAGTGTGGTTGGTGGTGAGGGTGGTCTTGCagaagatgaaaggaagaaaATTGGTGGAGGAAGTGGGAGAAGAGGGTCAAGTGGAGTTTCTCCACCTTCTTGTCAGGCAGAGATATGTGGTGCTGATTTGACTGTTGCAAAGAGGTACCATCGCCGTCATAAGGTGTGTGAGCTTCATTCCAAGGCTCCTTCTGTGATGGTTGCAGGACTGAGGCAGAGGTTTTGCCAGCAATGTAGCAG GTTCCATGAGCTGGCAGAGTTTGATGAAGCTAAAAGAAGCTGCCGGAGACGCTTGGCCAGACACAACGAGCGGCGCCGGAAAAGCAACGCTGAAACTTGCAATGAAGGATGCAGTGGCAGCAAAGGGCAGCACCCTGCAGAAACCCACTGCAGAAATACTGATGACTGGGGAAGAATTCAGATGAACATTGCAAAGAATTCTGGCTACAAGTTCTTCCATATCAGATGA
- the LOC114373865 gene encoding uncharacterized protein LOC114373865, translated as MANRIPLVVSYKNLVKHLHSTSAKNANARVHTQGGDSIVGASAQGAVKATEVLENVGERAKETVDTALDAAKKTTEGVTETTTMVEADNNVVDTVEYRCTEDLRGQLGDGHDSYN; from the exons ATGGCAAATAGAATTCCCCTAGTTGTGTCATACAAAAATTTGGTCAAACACCTCCACTCAACTAGTGCGAAAAATGCAAATGCTCGTGTGCATActcaa ggTGGTGATTCAATTGTAGGAGCATCAGCACAAGGGGCAGTGAAGGCAACAGAGGTGTTGGAGAATGTGGGAGAAAGGGCTAAGGAGACAGTGGACACAGCTTTGGATGCAGCAAAGAAGACTACAGAGGGTGTGACAGAGACAACAACCATGGTTGAGGCAGATAACAATGTTGTGGACACAGTTGAGTACAGATGTACTGAAGATTTGCGGGGCCAGCTTGGAGATGGCCATGATAGTTATAATTGA
- the LOC114376437 gene encoding probable protein phosphatase 2C 39: MTTREILQKMKVKVGLGSSDPDSGKGKSKMSKNITHGYHLVKGKSYHDMEDYVVAQFKQIDNNELGLFAIFDGHAGQNVPNYLRSHLFDNILHEPDFWKEPADAVKRAYSKTDSNILDMSGELGRGGSTAVTAILVNCQKLIVANIGDSRAVLCKKGVAKQLSVDHEPTAEHEDIKNRGGFVSNFPGDVPRVDGRLAVSRAFGDKSLKKHLSSEPFVTVENIGDDAEFVILASDGLWKVMSNQEAANCIKNIKDARSSAKRLTEEAVNRKSTDDISCIVVKFQ; the protein is encoded by the exons ATGACTACCAGAGAAATCCTTCAAAAGATGAAG GTAAAAGTTGGTTTGGGTTCATCAGACCCTGACTCAGGGAAAGGAAAGAGCAAGATGTCAAAGAACATAACTCATGGTTATCATTTGGTGAAAGGAAAATCATATCATGACATGGAGGATTACGTTGTGGCTCAATTTAAGCAAATAGATAACAATGAATTGGGTTTGTTTGCAATATTCGACGGCCATGCGGGTCAGAACGTACCTAATTACTTGCGGTCCCATTTGTTTGATAATATCTTACATGAG CCTGACTTCTGGAAAGAACCTGCAGATGCTGTGAAGAGAGCATACAGTAAAACTGATTCTAATATTTTAGATATGTCGGGTGAATTAGGTAGAGGGGGTTCAACTGCAGTTACAGCAATATTAGTCAATTGTCAGAAGTTAATAGTAGCCAACATTGGGGATTCTAGGGCCGTCTTATGCAAGAAGGGTGTGGCCAAGCAACTATCAGTGGATCATGAGCCAACCGCAGAACATGAGGATATTAAAAATAGAGGTGGTTTTGTATCAAACTTTCCAG GGGATGTTCCTCGTGTTGATGGACGGCTGGCAGTGTCAAGGGCATTTGGTGACAAAAGCTTGAAGAAACACTTGAGTTCAGAGCCATTTGTGACTGTGGAGAATATAGGTGATGATGCAGAGTTTGTTATATTAGCCAGTGATGGATTATGGAAG GTAATGTCAAATCAAGAAGCAgctaattgtataaaaaatataaaggatgCTCGGTCTTCAGCAAAGCGCCTTACTGAAGAAGCAGTTAACAGGAAAAGCACCGATGATATCTCCTGCATCGTTGTGAAATTTCAGTGA
- the LOC114374477 gene encoding protein RICE SALT SENSITIVE 3-like — protein sequence MVGSGASDRSKEAVGMMALHDALRRVCLNSDWTYSVFWTIRPRPRVRGGNGCKVGDDSGSLMLMWEDGFCQGRGSGCLEDIDGEDPVRKAFSKMSIQLYNYGEGLMGKVASDKCHKWVFKEPTECEPNISNYWQSSFDALPPEWTDQFESGIQTIAVIQAGHGLLQLGSCKIIPEDLRFVLRMRHTFESLGYQSGFYLSQLFSSTRNTSSSTSVPSKPSTIPIRPPPPLFNWGQRPLSSATSMLSSPNFQQHEARLGFPKDEAHMFLMPHASSEGARIEDMMGEHENDIKWPNGLSFFNALTGRTDDAKLLFNPESLGNKPGDQNQHHTIGQNPNSDGSNMQNASGGTNPNEFLSLDSHQDDARKMDKFKRSFTLPSRVASSTSSTSMDQHQQQQQQQGVEYTNSEGGMYPDVMETFLE from the exons ATGGTGGGCTCAGGAGCATCAGATAGGAGCAAAGAAGCTGTTGGGATGATGGCCCTTCATGATGCCCTCAGAAGAGTCTGTCTCAACTCAGACTGGACTTACTCTGTCTTCTGGACCATTCGTCCTCGCCC GAGAGTCCGAGGTGGCAATGGCTGCAAGGTTGGAGACGATAGCGGCAGCTT GATGTTGATGTGGGAAGATGGGTTTTGCCAAGGAAGGGGTTCAGGATGTCTGGAAGATATTGATGGAGAGGATCCTGTCAGAAAGGCCTTCAGCAAAATGTCCATTCAGTTGTATAATTATGGAGAAGG GTTGATGGGGAAAGTTGCATCTGATAAGTGCCACAAGTGGGTCTTTAAAGAGCCCACAGAATGTGAACCAAATATCTCCAACTACTGGCAGAGCTCCTTTGATGCT CTTCCTCCTGAATGGACAGACCAGTTTGAGTCAGGCATTCAG ACCATAGCTGTTATTCAAGCTGGACATGGTCTTCTCCAACTTGGTTCTTGCAAGATT attcctGAAGATCTCCGTTTTGTGCTTAGAATGAGACACACTTTTGAATCCCTTGGCTACCAATCTGGTTTCTACCTCTCTCAACTCTTCTCTTCAACAAGGAACACTTCCTCATCAACTTCTGTTCCCTCAAAACCATCCACCATTCCAATTAGGCCACCTCCTCCACTCTTCAACTGGGGTCAGAGGCCACTTTCTTCTGCCACTTCCATGCTATCCTCACCGAATTTTCAACAACATGAAGCCAGGCTTGGGTTTCCAAAAGATGAGGCGCACATGTTTCTCATGCCTCATGCATCATCTGAGGGTGCAAGAATCGAGGACATGATGGGGGAGCATGAAAACGACATAAAATGGCCCAATGGCTTGTCTTTCTTCAATGCTCTCACTGGAAGAACAGATGATGCTAAGCTCTTGTTCAATCCTGAGAGCTTGGGGAACAAACCTGGTGATCAGAATCAGCATCACACTATTGGCCAAAACCCCAATTCAGATGGATCCAACATGCAAAATGCTAGTGGTGGAACCAACCCAAATGAGTTCTTGAGCTTGGATAGCCACCAAGATGATGCAAGGAAAATGGACAAGTTTAAGAGGAGCTTCACTCTTCCTTCAAGAGTGGCCTCATCAACTTCATCCACTTCAATGgatcaacatcaacaacaacaacaacaacaaggtgTGGAGTATACGAATTCAGAAGGAGGTATGTATCCGGATGTCATGGAAACCTTTTTGGAGTGA